CGAGCCGCTGGCCGAGGCGATGAACCTGACCGCTGCCGCGTTGCCCTTTGGGCAGAGTGAGCTGGAGCACGCCGGGCTGACTCCCGCAGCCTCCACGGCCATCCGTGCGCCCCGTATCGCAGAGGCCCCGGCAGCGCTGGAGTGCGAAGAGTGGGGGACGCTGCGTATCGGCAAAAACCGCGTCGTGGTCGGGCTGATCAAGCGCGTCCATGTGCGCGACGAAATTTACGACGCCGAGGCGAAACGCATCAACTCGGACAAGCTCTCCACTATCGGGCGAATGGCCTCGCCACACTGGTATTGCCGCACCGGCGACCGCTTCGAGATGATCCGCCCGTAGCTGCTACACGGGTCACGCACCCCTGGACCAGAGGCGCAGGGATTGCAGGAGAAAGGCTTCCATGGCGGCGGCCTCGTTGAAGTTCAGCTCCAGCAGCCCGGCGGATTTCTCCAGCGCGGCGACGGCTTGGGCGAGCTTGGTCGAGGGGATGTCGTCAGAGCGCTTGACCGCGTAGTGGCGGGTCTGGGTCTCGATTTCCGCCAGCAGGCGGGCGCGCAGGCCCTTGAAGTAGCCGCTTTCGAGCGCGGTGACCTGCTCGTCGGTCAGCCCCTCGGGCAGGCTGGTTTTGTATTCCTTCCAGGCCTCTGAGGACATGGTCTGTAGAATCCCGCTGAAGCGCGTGACCAGCCCGTAGGCGGCCATGACACACTCGGCGGCCCCGCCACGGGCGGCGTGCCCGGCGTGGAGCATTTCCAGCCACTCAGTGTAGTCGGAGAGCCACTGCTGCCAGTCCGGCTCGCTCACGCGGTCCAGCTCCAGCGGCAGGCGCAGGTTGACGCAGCGGCTGCGGATGGTCGGTAGCAGATCGTAGGGGCGGGTCGAGATGAGAAAGATCGTGGTGTCGGCAGGCGGCTCCTCCAGCGTCTTCAGAAAGGCGTTGGCAGCGGCGGTGTTCATCCGGTCGGCCTCGTAAATGGCGGCCACCTTGCGCCCCCCTTGATTCGAGGAGTGCTGGATGTCGCGGATCATCGCACGAGTACCCTCGGCGTTGATCTGGCGCATCTTGTTAGCCGGGCGGATGCTGAAAAAGTCCGGGTGTCGCTGCGGATTGTCGCTTTTTAAAAGCTCACCGGAAAAGGCCAGGCAGATCGCCTCCAGCCCCTCCAGCGAAGCCCCCTGCAGCAGAATGGCGTGGGGCAGGCGTCCCCGCTCCAGCGACTGTCGAAGAACCGTGGCCGGGCGGCTCCGGGCCAGTTCGGGCGGCAGTTCTGCGAGGGTGCTCATGTGGAGAATTTCTGACTGAGTGCGGTGTCGATAGCGGCGGAGACGGCGTCGATTTTCAGGGTGCCGTCGATGACGGCGAAGCGCTCAGGCTCGGCTGCCGCCAGATCGAGAAAACCCTGCCG
This genomic interval from Ruficoccus sp. ZRK36 contains the following:
- a CDS encoding flavin reductase family protein — encoded protein: MELDFDLPELAGRAYPILASLVTPRPIALVTTIDAEGRVNAAPFSFFNLLGAQPPICAFAPGDRPEGIPKDTALNIRATGQFVVNLVDEPLAEAMNLTAAALPFGQSELEHAGLTPAASTAIRAPRIAEAPAALECEEWGTLRIGKNRVVVGLIKRVHVRDEIYDAEAKRINSDKLSTIGRMASPHWYCRTGDRFEMIRP